From Gimesia panareensis, the proteins below share one genomic window:
- a CDS encoding sulfatase-like hydrolase/transferase: MRLLGFTCLLMSQFLTAAVSAEPARPDMVIFLSDDHTWRDSSVYGSPDIPTPNMKRLADQGMTFENAFVASPSCAPSRAALLTGLYPAHNGAEPNHSRPRAELKKLPAYLQELGYEVVSFGKVGHYKQTPEYGFDIARHFRYHEDIAIPKAIEWLKERKSDRPLCLFVGTNWPHVPWPEEIGDIDPEQLQVPPNHVDTPVTRRWRAKYMAAIKKMDSELGQVYDVARQKLGDDVFFLHTSDHGAQWPFGKWNLYDEGIRTPLIVSWPGRIKQGVRSEAMVSWIDILPTLVEVAGGATPEQIDGRSFLPVLKGNTDTHREVIFTTHSGDGDNNVYPIRAARTLDGWKYIRNLHPEFRFTSHVTNVPDKNGYWNSWVQKAISSPQARLQVRRYLERPREELYQVTRDPFEQQNLIEDPAHVERLRKLRQQVDDWLAETGDQKAVFGRPQRIASSEKPNVIMVFIDDMGWSDLSCFKGTTVKTEKIDQLASEGIRFTNFYVNSPICSPSRVALTTGQYPQRWRINSYLAQRKKNRERGLAQWLNPKAPVLARELKHAGYATGHFGKWHMGGQRDVGEAPLINRYGFDRSLTNFEGLGPRVLPLKDAYDGQPPKKHDLGSANLGHGPIYWEDRSVVTAAFVKDALTFIDQAEATGQPFYLNLWPDDVHSPFFPPEVLRNSTDGSKRALYYAVLDAMDQQLGTLFDRIRNDEKLKNNTLILIASDNGPETGAGLATPLRGAKTWLYEGGVRSPLIVWGPGLLNPQAVNTTNNTSVLSALDLNRSLYTLTGTELPQGAELDGEDLATTLLGKAKQTRQAPLFWRRPPDRPGTKEEHNPDLAVRDGKWKLYMNYDQSGVQLYDLEQDVSEQNNCAVQHPKLVARLKQAIINWNSSLPKDAGDPTWRPKKKTAKTGAKQ; this comes from the coding sequence ATGCGCTTACTTGGTTTCACCTGTCTACTCATGTCACAGTTTCTAACGGCCGCGGTTTCTGCAGAACCGGCCCGGCCTGATATGGTCATCTTTCTTTCAGACGACCATACCTGGCGCGATTCTTCTGTATATGGCTCTCCGGATATTCCGACACCGAATATGAAACGCCTGGCAGACCAGGGCATGACCTTCGAGAACGCCTTTGTCGCTTCCCCGAGTTGTGCACCCAGTCGAGCCGCGTTGCTCACCGGGCTCTATCCCGCCCACAACGGTGCAGAGCCGAACCACTCTCGACCACGGGCCGAGCTCAAAAAGCTGCCCGCGTACCTGCAGGAACTGGGTTACGAAGTCGTATCATTCGGAAAAGTGGGACACTATAAACAGACCCCGGAATACGGCTTCGACATCGCCCGTCATTTTCGTTATCACGAAGATATCGCAATTCCCAAAGCCATTGAATGGCTCAAGGAGCGTAAGAGTGATCGACCGCTCTGCCTGTTTGTCGGCACCAACTGGCCTCACGTTCCCTGGCCAGAAGAAATTGGCGACATTGATCCAGAACAGTTGCAGGTACCGCCCAATCACGTCGATACGCCGGTTACACGTCGCTGGCGTGCGAAATACATGGCCGCCATCAAGAAAATGGACAGCGAACTGGGGCAGGTCTATGACGTGGCCCGCCAGAAACTCGGGGACGATGTCTTCTTTCTGCATACCAGCGATCATGGTGCGCAGTGGCCTTTCGGCAAATGGAACTTGTATGACGAGGGCATTCGCACGCCGCTGATTGTCAGTTGGCCGGGCCGCATCAAACAGGGAGTGCGATCAGAGGCGATGGTCTCCTGGATCGATATTCTGCCCACCCTCGTCGAAGTCGCCGGCGGTGCGACTCCTGAGCAAATCGACGGGCGTTCGTTTCTGCCCGTGCTTAAAGGGAACACTGACACCCACCGCGAAGTCATCTTCACCACACATTCAGGAGACGGCGATAATAATGTCTACCCCATCCGAGCCGCCCGTACGCTGGACGGCTGGAAGTACATCCGTAATCTGCACCCCGAATTCCGCTTCACCAGTCACGTCACGAACGTTCCCGATAAAAACGGTTACTGGAACAGCTGGGTCCAAAAAGCGATCTCCAGTCCCCAGGCACGCCTCCAGGTGCGACGTTATCTGGAACGACCGCGTGAGGAATTATACCAGGTCACCCGGGACCCGTTTGAACAACAGAACCTGATCGAGGATCCCGCCCATGTAGAACGCCTGCGCAAACTGCGACAACAGGTCGATGACTGGCTGGCGGAAACCGGAGATCAGAAAGCCGTCTTTGGCAGACCGCAACGAATTGCCAGTTCGGAGAAACCGAACGTAATCATGGTCTTTATTGATGATATGGGCTGGTCGGATCTCTCCTGCTTCAAGGGAACTACAGTCAAAACGGAAAAGATCGACCAACTGGCTTCGGAAGGCATCCGATTTACGAATTTCTATGTGAACTCGCCCATCTGTTCTCCGTCGCGGGTTGCCCTGACCACCGGTCAATACCCTCAACGCTGGCGGATTAACTCCTATCTCGCGCAGCGCAAAAAAAACCGGGAACGAGGTCTGGCACAATGGCTCAATCCGAAAGCCCCCGTGCTGGCGCGGGAGCTGAAGCATGCGGGATACGCGACAGGTCATTTTGGCAAATGGCACATGGGAGGACAGCGTGACGTAGGCGAAGCACCGTTGATTAACCGCTACGGCTTCGATCGGAGCCTGACGAATTTTGAAGGGCTGGGACCACGCGTACTCCCCCTCAAGGATGCCTATGATGGACAGCCGCCGAAAAAACACGATCTCGGTTCCGCCAATCTGGGCCACGGACCGATTTACTGGGAAGACCGTTCGGTGGTGACGGCTGCCTTTGTCAAAGACGCACTCACCTTTATCGATCAGGCCGAGGCCACGGGGCAGCCCTTCTATCTGAATCTCTGGCCCGACGATGTGCATTCTCCCTTTTTTCCACCCGAGGTGCTCCGCAACAGTACCGATGGCAGCAAACGGGCGCTCTACTACGCGGTCCTGGATGCGATGGATCAGCAGTTAGGAACTTTGTTCGACCGCATTCGCAATGACGAGAAACTGAAAAACAATACGCTGATCCTCATCGCCTCAGATAACGGACCCGAAACCGGCGCCGGTCTTGCGACCCCCTTACGGGGCGCAAAGACCTGGCTCTACGAAGGGGGCGTTCGTTCGCCGCTGATCGTCTGGGGACCGGGACTGCTCAATCCCCAAGCAGTGAACACCACCAACAACACTTCAGTCCTCAGCGCCCTCGATCTGAACCGTTCACTCTACACCCTGACAGGCACCGAACTCCCCCAGGGAGCTGAACTCGATGGGGAAGACCTGGCAACGACATTGCTCGGCAAAGCGAAGCAGACGAGGCAGGCACCGCTGTTCTGGCGACGCCCTCCCGATCGTCCCGGGACAAAAGAGGAACACAATCCGGATCTGGCTGTCCGCGACGGAAAGTGGAAGCTTTACATGAACTACGATCAGTCCGGCGTGCAACTCTACGACCTGGAACAGGATGTTTCGGAGCAGAATAATTGTGCGGTACAGCATCCTAAACTGGTAGCCCGGCTGAAGCAGGCCATCATCAACTGGAATTCCAGTCTCCCCAAAGATGCAGGCGATCCCACCTGGCGCCCAAAAAAGAAGACGGCAAAAACGGGAGCAAAACAGTGA